One Streptomyces sp. V4I8 genomic window carries:
- a CDS encoding sugar porter family MFS transporter, with the protein MDVRDDDATQTPAPLTDDAPPAVSRRLRLITVIATFGGLLFGYDTGVINGALPYMTDDLGLTAVTEGMVTSSLLLGAALGAVAGGRLSDARGRRRTILTLAVLFFIGALGCALAPTTAVMVVARFVLGLAVGGASVTVPVYLAEVSPAERRGALVTRNELMIVSGQLLAFTSNAIIARVGGESGGVWRWMLVIATLPAVVLWFGMLVMPESPRWLASRTRFGEALEVLKQVRSQQRAEAELAEVSALAVKEEQEKLGAWQDMKATPWIRKLMLVGFGIAIVQQITGVNTIMYYGTQILTDAGFASDSALTANIANGVISVLATFVGIWLLGRVNRRPMLMVGQIGTTAALLLIGVFSLVLPAGDGRAYAVLAMTVTFLAFQQGAISPVTWLMLSEIFPMRMRGFGMGVAAVVLWLTNFVSGLAFPSLVSGIGISNTFFLFVVAGLVSLTFVKLYVPETKGRSLEALEAELRARYS; encoded by the coding sequence ATGGACGTCAGGGACGACGACGCGACGCAGACCCCCGCCCCTCTCACGGACGACGCTCCGCCCGCGGTCTCCCGCAGGCTGCGGCTCATCACCGTCATCGCCACCTTCGGCGGACTGCTGTTCGGCTACGACACCGGTGTCATCAACGGCGCCCTGCCGTACATGACCGACGACCTCGGCCTGACCGCGGTCACCGAGGGCATGGTCACCAGCTCGCTGCTCCTCGGTGCAGCGCTGGGCGCGGTGGCCGGCGGCCGGCTGTCGGACGCGCGGGGACGGCGCCGTACGATCCTCACCCTCGCTGTGCTGTTCTTCATCGGCGCGCTCGGCTGCGCGCTGGCGCCGACGACCGCCGTCATGGTCGTCGCCCGGTTCGTGCTCGGTCTCGCGGTGGGCGGCGCCTCGGTGACGGTGCCGGTCTACCTCGCGGAGGTCTCCCCCGCCGAGCGGCGCGGGGCGCTGGTCACCCGTAACGAACTGATGATCGTCAGCGGCCAGTTGCTGGCGTTCACGTCCAACGCGATCATCGCCCGGGTGGGCGGGGAGTCCGGCGGCGTGTGGCGCTGGATGCTGGTGATCGCCACCCTCCCGGCGGTGGTGCTGTGGTTCGGCATGCTCGTGATGCCGGAGAGCCCGCGCTGGCTCGCCTCCCGGACCCGCTTCGGTGAGGCCCTGGAGGTACTCAAGCAGGTCCGCTCGCAGCAGCGTGCCGAGGCCGAACTCGCCGAGGTGTCCGCGCTCGCCGTCAAGGAGGAGCAGGAAAAGCTCGGCGCCTGGCAGGACATGAAGGCCACGCCGTGGATCCGCAAGCTGATGCTCGTCGGCTTCGGCATCGCGATCGTGCAGCAGATCACCGGTGTCAACACGATCATGTACTACGGCACCCAGATCCTCACCGACGCCGGATTCGCCTCCGACAGCGCGCTGACCGCCAACATCGCCAACGGCGTGATCTCGGTACTGGCCACTTTCGTCGGCATCTGGCTGCTCGGCCGGGTCAACCGCCGCCCCATGCTGATGGTCGGTCAGATCGGTACCACGGCCGCTCTGTTGCTGATCGGTGTCTTCTCCCTGGTGCTGCCCGCCGGTGACGGCCGTGCCTACGCCGTGCTCGCCATGACCGTCACGTTCCTGGCCTTCCAGCAGGGTGCGATCTCGCCGGTGACCTGGCTGATGCTGTCGGAGATCTTCCCGATGCGGATGCGCGGCTTCGGCATGGGCGTCGCGGCCGTGGTGCTGTGGCTGACCAACTTCGTGAGCGGCCTGGCATTCCCGTCGCTGGTCTCCGGCATCGGGATCTCCAACACCTTCTTCCTGTTCGTGGTGGCGGGTCTGGTCTCGCTCACCTTCGTCAAGCTCTACGTCCCCGAGACGAAGGGCCGCTCGCTCGAAGCCCTCGAAGCCGAACTCCGGGCGCGTTACTCCTAG